A portion of the Achromobacter sp. MFA1 R4 genome contains these proteins:
- a CDS encoding tripartite tricarboxylate transporter substrate binding protein, with amino-acid sequence MNRKTLFKSGLGAVFALAAGLALWSGSGAAPVAVEDASRYPNRPVKIIVPVAAGGSADKLARTVAQRLGEKWQQSVVVENQPGASSAIGNAAVAHAKPDGYTLLLSGDALSLNALQSTRAYDPERDLVGVTKAVTNPQLLVVRPGLGVKTFQEFAELVRRRPGEITLALPGGTGSLQHLAVELLNERIGAKTNQIPYPGGGPASLDVLGGHVDAMLITLAAATENVRSGKLVALAVTTSYRSKALPDVPTLQEAGLKDYEVESWQGLSAPAGTPKALIDRINRDVVAVLREPATASLLENLGFTLAATPPQDVDRTVSEDIATYRRVLAGTGVALK; translated from the coding sequence ATGAACCGCAAGACCCTATTCAAAAGCGGCCTGGGCGCCGTGTTCGCCCTTGCCGCCGGACTCGCGCTCTGGTCGGGGTCCGGCGCCGCGCCGGTGGCCGTCGAAGACGCGTCGCGTTACCCCAATCGTCCGGTGAAGATCATCGTTCCCGTCGCGGCCGGCGGCAGCGCCGACAAGCTGGCGCGCACGGTGGCCCAGCGCCTGGGTGAAAAATGGCAGCAAAGCGTGGTCGTCGAAAACCAGCCAGGCGCGAGCAGCGCCATCGGCAATGCCGCGGTGGCGCATGCCAAGCCCGATGGCTACACCTTGCTGTTGAGCGGCGACGCCTTGTCGCTCAATGCCCTGCAGAGTACGCGGGCCTATGATCCCGAGCGCGATCTCGTGGGCGTGACCAAGGCGGTGACGAACCCGCAACTGCTGGTCGTGCGTCCGGGCCTGGGCGTGAAGACGTTTCAGGAGTTCGCCGAACTCGTGCGGCGCCGGCCCGGCGAGATCACGCTGGCGCTGCCGGGGGGGACAGGCAGCCTGCAGCATCTCGCGGTGGAACTGCTCAACGAGCGCATCGGCGCCAAGACCAACCAGATCCCGTATCCGGGCGGCGGGCCGGCCTCGCTCGACGTGCTGGGCGGGCATGTCGACGCGATGCTGATCACGCTGGCCGCCGCGACCGAGAACGTGCGCAGCGGCAAGCTCGTGGCGCTGGCGGTGACGACGAGCTATCGCTCCAAGGCCTTGCCGGATGTGCCGACCTTGCAAGAGGCGGGGTTGAAGGACTACGAGGTCGAAAGCTGGCAGGGGCTATCCGCACCCGCTGGCACGCCCAAGGCCTTGATCGACCGCATCAATCGCGACGTGGTGGCGGTGTTGCGCGAGCCTGCCACCGCCAGCCTGCTGGAGAACCTGGGTTTCACGCTCGCCGCCACGCCGCCGCAGGATGTGGACCGCACCGTGTCCGAGGATATCGCCACGTATCGCCGGGTGCTGGCGGGCACCGGCGTCGCGTTGAAATAA
- a CDS encoding tetratricopeptide repeat protein: protein MGKHNDPAVPPLTLSAALQAAHAHWNAGQAPQAEQLCLRILQGAPDQPDARHLLGVIAHAYGLADVAIAHLRVACRPASAPALYCSNLAEMCRQQGLLDEAERAARRAVAAEPTLAEGWNNLGIILQETGQLAASLECLQRVATLLPDSAEAHNNLGNTCKLLGDNAQALRHYQHALALNPRFVLALCNLSAVLRDDGQHAAALAAVRRAIDIDPLTPQAHQILASLDATHAASPQPAALAPFQAVHAQAQALLLAGRHADADALLQQALADGAGPIALWRQRVAALRALGRDDEARVILERVVAATPGDAGARFDLAEVLLLQGEFEAGWREYRFRYQMPHTVLRGRPMQQPRWEGQPIAGQTLLIHDEQGFGDTFQFLRLVALARARSGARVILEVNAACHALAARSGGFDQIIPAGTVPPAFDCHCELMSLPLALGLRLHDLPVSTAYLRADPQRVAHWRARLATLPRPWVGLVWAGRPSHPNDAQRSMALADLAPLAQPGVSFIGLQMGPAAADAAKPPAGMSLLSLRDEIRDFDDTAAIITLLDVLVTVDSSPAHLAGALGCPAWVLLPFAPDWRWLRGRADSPWYPSMRLFRQPGPRNWGPVLREVAASLAALKQPAGS, encoded by the coding sequence GTGGGCAAGCACAACGATCCGGCTGTTCCCCCGCTGACGCTGTCGGCGGCGTTGCAGGCCGCGCACGCGCATTGGAATGCGGGCCAGGCGCCCCAAGCCGAGCAGCTTTGCCTGCGGATCCTCCAAGGGGCGCCCGACCAGCCCGACGCGCGGCATCTGCTGGGGGTGATCGCGCATGCCTATGGCCTGGCGGACGTAGCCATTGCGCATCTGCGGGTGGCCTGCCGGCCGGCATCCGCGCCCGCCCTCTACTGCAGCAACCTGGCCGAAATGTGCCGGCAGCAAGGCTTGCTGGACGAAGCGGAACGCGCGGCGCGGCGCGCGGTGGCCGCGGAACCGACGCTGGCCGAGGGCTGGAACAACCTGGGCATCATCCTGCAGGAAACAGGCCAACTGGCCGCCAGCCTGGAATGCCTGCAACGCGTGGCCACCCTGCTGCCGGACAGCGCCGAAGCCCACAACAACCTGGGCAACACCTGCAAGCTCCTGGGCGACAACGCGCAGGCGCTGCGGCACTACCAGCATGCGCTGGCGCTGAACCCGCGCTTCGTATTGGCGCTGTGCAACCTGTCGGCGGTCCTGCGCGACGACGGCCAGCATGCGGCGGCTTTGGCCGCCGTCCGGCGCGCCATCGACATCGACCCGCTGACGCCCCAAGCCCACCAGATCCTCGCCAGTCTCGACGCCACGCACGCCGCCAGCCCGCAACCGGCGGCGCTGGCGCCCTTTCAGGCCGTGCACGCGCAGGCGCAGGCCCTGTTGCTGGCCGGGCGCCACGCGGACGCCGACGCGTTGCTGCAGCAGGCGCTAGCGGACGGCGCCGGACCGATCGCGCTTTGGCGGCAACGGGTCGCGGCCCTGCGCGCGCTGGGCAGGGACGATGAGGCGCGGGTCATCCTGGAACGGGTGGTGGCGGCCACGCCCGGCGATGCGGGGGCACGTTTCGATCTGGCCGAAGTGCTGTTGCTGCAAGGCGAATTCGAGGCCGGCTGGCGCGAATACCGCTTCCGCTATCAGATGCCGCATACGGTGCTGCGGGGCCGCCCCATGCAGCAGCCGCGTTGGGAAGGGCAGCCCATCGCGGGCCAGACCCTGCTGATCCACGACGAACAGGGTTTTGGCGATACGTTCCAGTTCCTGCGGCTGGTGGCCCTGGCGCGCGCGCGCAGCGGGGCCCGGGTCATCCTGGAAGTCAACGCCGCCTGCCATGCGCTGGCCGCGCGCAGCGGCGGCTTCGACCAGATCATTCCCGCGGGCACCGTGCCGCCCGCGTTCGATTGCCACTGCGAGCTGATGAGCCTGCCGCTGGCCCTGGGCCTGCGCCTTCACGATCTGCCCGTCAGCACCGCTTATCTGCGCGCGGACCCGCAACGGGTGGCGCATTGGCGCGCGCGCCTGGCGACGCTGCCCCGGCCCTGGGTCGGGCTGGTGTGGGCCGGCCGGCCCAGCCATCCCAATGACGCGCAACGCTCCATGGCGCTGGCCGACCTGGCGCCGCTGGCGCAACCGGGTGTGAGCTTCATCGGCCTGCAAATGGGCCCGGCGGCCGCCGACGCCGCCAAGCCGCCCGCGGGCATGTCGCTGCTGTCGCTGCGCGACGAGATCCGCGACTTCGACGACACCGCGGCAATCATCACGCTGCTGGATGTCCTGGTGACCGTGGACTCTTCGCCCGCGCACCTGGCCGGCGCGCTGGGCTGCCCCGCATGGGTGCTGCTGCCCTTCGCGCCGGACTGGCGCTGGCTGCGCGGCCGCGCCGACTCGCCATGGTATCCGTCCATGCGCCTGTTTCGCCAGCCGGGACCGCGCAACTGGGGGCCGGTATTGCGCGAGGTGGCGGCGTCGTTGGCGGCGTTGAAACAGCCCGCCGGAAGCTGA
- a CDS encoding ABC transporter ATP-binding protein, with protein sequence MPTQPSSHAVSGPPLLAVRDLQVRFAVPGGVHHAVRGLDLDLAAGRTLAIVGESGCGKSTTALALMRLLAPGASVTGSVRLDGTELTALPETAFRQLRGRDIAMIFQEPMTSLNPVHTIGRQVAEAIRCHEDLPRATLDARVLELLERVRIPRASQRLHDYPHQLSGGQRQRVMIAMAIACRPRLLVADEPTTALDVTVQAQILSLLDTLREELGMGLLLITHDLGVVRERANEVIVMHDGIAVERAPVERLYAAPAHAYTRGLLAASLHADAPARESAAHAHARLPEIRVQRDANGVASRFEVVRPEPALAKRSTPAGAAPLLSVRDLETRYAGRGGAVTAVDGVALDIWPGETLGLVGESGCGKSTLSRTLLRLTPAHAGSAVFDGTDLLRLSERALKPWRRQVQMVFQDPYASLNPRHTVGAILGAVQQSHGVRDRHERAARTEQMLRQVGLPADAARRYPNQFSGGQRQRIGIARALIARPRLLVLDEPVSALDVSVQAQILNLLSDLKAELGLSYLFISHDLAVVRYFCDRVLVMQAGRIVDQGTPRALWHAPGHPYTRQLLAAMPA encoded by the coding sequence ATGCCGACCCAGCCTTCTTCCCACGCCGTTTCCGGCCCGCCCCTGCTTGCCGTGCGCGATCTGCAGGTCCGCTTTGCCGTGCCGGGCGGCGTGCATCACGCCGTGCGCGGCCTGGATCTGGACCTGGCCGCGGGCCGCACGCTGGCGATCGTCGGCGAGTCCGGATGCGGCAAGTCCACGACCGCGCTCGCGCTCATGCGCTTGCTGGCGCCCGGCGCCTCGGTGACGGGCTCGGTGCGCCTGGACGGCACGGAGCTCACCGCCCTGCCCGAGACGGCGTTCCGACAGCTGCGCGGGCGCGATATCGCGATGATCTTCCAGGAGCCCATGACCTCGCTGAATCCGGTGCACACCATCGGCCGGCAGGTCGCCGAGGCCATCCGCTGTCACGAAGACCTGCCGCGCGCCACGCTGGACGCACGGGTGCTGGAACTGCTGGAACGGGTGCGCATTCCGCGCGCCTCGCAGCGGCTGCACGACTACCCCCACCAGTTGTCCGGCGGGCAGCGGCAGCGGGTGATGATCGCCATGGCAATCGCATGCCGGCCGCGCCTGCTGGTGGCCGACGAGCCGACGACTGCGCTGGATGTCACCGTGCAGGCGCAGATCCTCTCGCTCCTGGACACCCTGCGCGAAGAGCTGGGCATGGGGCTGTTGCTGATCACGCACGATCTTGGCGTGGTGCGCGAGCGCGCCAACGAGGTCATCGTGATGCATGACGGCATCGCCGTGGAGCGCGCCCCGGTCGAGCGCCTTTACGCCGCCCCGGCGCACGCCTATACGCGCGGGCTCCTCGCCGCGTCCTTGCATGCGGACGCGCCGGCGCGCGAGTCCGCCGCCCACGCGCACGCGCGCCTGCCCGAGATTCGCGTGCAGCGCGACGCCAACGGGGTCGCAAGCCGCTTCGAGGTGGTGCGTCCCGAGCCCGCGCTCGCCAAGCGGTCGACGCCGGCGGGCGCCGCGCCCCTGCTCAGTGTCCGCGACCTGGAGACGCGCTACGCCGGCCGCGGCGGCGCCGTGACCGCGGTCGACGGCGTGGCGCTGGACATCTGGCCCGGCGAAACCCTGGGCCTGGTGGGCGAATCCGGCTGCGGCAAATCCACGCTCTCGCGCACGCTCTTGCGGCTCACACCGGCGCATGCCGGTTCTGCCGTATTCGACGGCACCGATCTGCTGCGCCTGTCCGAACGCGCGCTCAAGCCCTGGCGCCGACAGGTGCAGATGGTGTTCCAGGATCCGTACGCCTCGCTCAATCCGCGTCACACCGTGGGCGCCATCCTGGGCGCCGTACAGCAATCGCATGGGGTGCGAGACCGCCACGAGCGCGCGGCCCGCACCGAGCAGATGCTGCGGCAGGTAGGATTGCCGGCGGACGCGGCGCGCCGCTATCCGAATCAGTTCTCGGGCGGGCAGCGCCAGCGCATCGGCATCGCCCGCGCCCTGATCGCCAGGCCTCGCCTGCTGGTGCTCGATGAGCCCGTTTCCGCGCTCGACGTGTCGGTGCAGGCGCAGATCCTCAATCTGCTGTCGGATCTCAAGGCCGAGCTGGGCCTGAGCTACCTCTTCATCTCGCACGATCTGGCCGTGGTCCGCTACTTCTGCGACCGGGTGCTGGTCATGCAGGCTGGACGCATCGTGGACCAGGGCACGCCCCGCGCGCTGTGGCACGCGCCGGGGCATCCGTATACGCGCCAATTGCTGGCCGCCATGCCGGCTTGA
- a CDS encoding isocitrate/isopropylmalate dehydrogenase family protein has protein sequence MNRSSIPATLIPGDGIGPEVVEATVQVLDALGAPFEWDVQQAGMAGVAATGDPLPDATLNSIRERKLALKGPLTTPVGGGFRSANVRLREAFQLFANVRPVRTLVPGRFENIDLVLVRENLSGFYVAHEHYIAVGSDPKAVAVSTGVNTREGSKRIARFAFEYALKHGRKKITVVHKANVLKLLTGIFLEAAREVAKEYEGRVEMDDMIVDACAMQLVLNPWRFDMLLCTNLFGDILSDQLAGLVGGLGMAPGSNFGTDAAIFEAVHGSAPDIAGKGIANPISLMLASAMMLDHVGLGDLAERLRTGIDTTLNVDNVRTGDLKGSATTREFAAAVSRRVAA, from the coding sequence ATGAATCGATCCAGTATCCCCGCCACATTGATCCCCGGCGACGGCATAGGACCCGAAGTGGTCGAGGCCACCGTACAGGTCCTAGATGCCTTGGGCGCCCCATTCGAGTGGGACGTCCAACAAGCCGGGATGGCTGGCGTCGCCGCGACGGGCGACCCGCTTCCCGACGCAACGCTCAACAGCATCCGGGAACGAAAGCTCGCGCTCAAGGGGCCGTTGACCACGCCGGTGGGGGGAGGGTTCCGGTCCGCCAACGTTCGCCTGCGCGAAGCGTTCCAGCTGTTCGCCAATGTCCGCCCGGTGCGCACCCTGGTGCCTGGGCGCTTCGAGAACATTGACCTGGTATTGGTCCGGGAAAACCTGAGCGGCTTCTATGTCGCGCACGAACACTACATCGCCGTCGGCTCGGATCCCAAGGCGGTCGCGGTATCCACCGGCGTGAACACCCGCGAAGGCAGCAAGCGCATCGCCCGCTTCGCGTTCGAGTACGCGCTCAAGCACGGCCGCAAAAAAATCACGGTCGTGCACAAGGCCAACGTGTTGAAGTTGCTCACGGGCATCTTTCTGGAAGCCGCCCGCGAAGTCGCCAAGGAGTACGAGGGGCGCGTGGAGATGGACGACATGATCGTCGACGCGTGCGCCATGCAGTTGGTGCTCAACCCGTGGCGTTTCGACATGCTCCTGTGCACCAACCTGTTCGGGGACATTCTGTCCGACCAGCTTGCCGGGCTGGTTGGCGGATTGGGCATGGCGCCGGGATCGAACTTCGGGACGGACGCGGCGATCTTCGAAGCGGTGCATGGCTCGGCCCCGGACATTGCCGGCAAAGGCATCGCCAACCCCATTTCGCTGATGTTGGCGTCCGCCATGATGCTCGATCACGTGGGCCTGGGTGATTTGGCCGAACGGCTGCGAACCGGCATCGACACCACGCTCAACGTCGATAACGTGCGCACCGGAGACCTCAAGGGTTCAGCCACCACGCGCGAGTTCGCAGCCGCCGTTTCCCGGCGCGTGGCGGCGTAA
- a CDS encoding TauD/TfdA family dioxygenase, producing the protein MSRQDNTAARSAHPAIADLDIRPLSVFTGAEIHGVDLREPLTPALVAAIRAALDRWKVVFFRDQHIDHAQHLAFARHFGQATSAHPYDANPPEGYPQIRTISSASTTGRRGERWHTDVTGVVNPPSASILRAGDQVPPYGGDTLFTNLVAAYQHLSPALQALADGLWARHQFGGYNGDFENETVYAQRVRAEPRVADHPVVRVLPETGERALFVNPGFTRRILGLAEDESRHLLALFFEAITRPEYVARFRWAPGSIAFWDNRATAHQGPGDFAYLDCERVLYRITLAGEPPVGVDGRESVAVAGGRFGAYDDTSAPPSNDSAAGRGVTELELA; encoded by the coding sequence ATGAGCAGGCAAGACAATACGGCGGCACGCAGCGCCCATCCGGCCATCGCGGACCTGGATATTCGGCCGCTATCCGTTTTCACCGGCGCGGAAATTCACGGCGTGGATTTGCGCGAACCGCTGACACCGGCCCTTGTGGCCGCGATCCGCGCGGCGCTCGATCGCTGGAAGGTCGTGTTCTTTCGCGACCAGCATATCGACCACGCGCAACACCTCGCCTTCGCGCGCCACTTCGGGCAGGCGACGAGCGCGCATCCCTACGACGCGAATCCGCCAGAAGGCTATCCCCAGATCCGCACGATCTCATCGGCCTCGACCACCGGCCGCCGCGGCGAGCGCTGGCATACCGACGTGACCGGCGTGGTGAACCCGCCGTCGGCCTCGATCCTGCGCGCGGGCGACCAGGTGCCTCCCTATGGCGGGGACACGCTCTTCACGAACCTGGTGGCGGCATACCAGCATTTGTCTCCCGCGCTGCAGGCGCTGGCCGACGGGCTGTGGGCGCGCCACCAGTTCGGCGGCTACAACGGCGATTTCGAAAACGAGACCGTGTATGCCCAGCGCGTGCGCGCCGAGCCGCGGGTGGCGGACCATCCCGTGGTGCGCGTGCTGCCGGAGACCGGCGAACGCGCCTTGTTCGTGAACCCAGGTTTCACGCGGCGCATCCTCGGCCTGGCGGAGGACGAGTCCCGGCATTTGCTCGCGTTGTTTTTTGAAGCCATCACGCGGCCCGAGTACGTCGCGCGCTTTCGCTGGGCCCCCGGCAGTATCGCGTTCTGGGACAACCGCGCCACCGCCCATCAGGGGCCTGGCGACTTTGCCTATCTCGACTGCGAACGCGTGCTGTATCGCATCACGCTCGCGGGGGAACCGCCGGTCGGGGTCGACGGCCGCGAGTCCGTCGCGGTGGCGGGCGGGCGCTTCGGCGCGTACGACGACACGTCCGCCCCGCCCTCGAACGATAGCGCCGCCGGACGCGGCGTGACTGAACTTGAATTGGCTTGA